A DNA window from Bacteroidota bacterium contains the following coding sequences:
- a CDS encoding aldehyde dehydrogenase family protein, translating into MEQQLLKDEFGIAEALKTLGIEPTNTGVSTGTIWHKANGEFIHSYSPVDGTLVGKVESANADNYEQVLQTATQAFKIWRMVPAPKRGEIVRQIGDELRKYKTPLGKLVSHEMGKSLQEGYGEVQEMIDICDFAVGLSRQLYGLTIHSERPKHRMYEQYHPLGIVGIISAFNFPVAVWAWNTMLAWVCGDVCVWKPSEKTPLCSIACQNIIAEVFKRNNVPEGVSCLIVGDAKIGELLSNDPRVALVSATGSTRMGKAVAQAVAQRLGRSLLELGGNNAVIITPNADLDISLVGVVFGAVGTAGQRCTTTRRLIIHESIYELLKLKLEKVYTQLRIGNPLDEKNHVGPLIDTDAVNNYLASIEKIKQQGGKMVVDGGVIQGEGYESGCYVKPCIAEVENHYAIVQHETFAPILYLMKYSTLEEAIALQNDVPQGLSSAIMTKDIREAEMFLSQQGSDCGIANVNIGTSGAEIGGAFGGEKETGGGRESGSDSWKIYMRRQTNTINYGDDLPLAQGIKFGL; encoded by the coding sequence ATGGAACAACAATTATTGAAAGATGAATTTGGCATTGCCGAAGCACTTAAAACTCTAGGTATAGAACCAACAAACACCGGAGTTTCAACCGGAACAATATGGCATAAAGCAAATGGTGAATTTATACACTCTTATTCACCTGTTGATGGAACATTGGTTGGCAAGGTTGAATCTGCTAATGCAGATAATTACGAGCAAGTTTTACAAACTGCAACACAAGCCTTTAAAATATGGAGAATGGTGCCTGCTCCAAAAAGAGGAGAGATCGTGCGTCAAATAGGAGATGAACTCAGAAAATATAAAACTCCTTTAGGAAAACTTGTGTCTCATGAAATGGGCAAAAGCTTACAGGAAGGATATGGGGAAGTGCAGGAAATGATAGATATTTGTGATTTTGCCGTTGGCCTTTCACGTCAGTTATATGGTTTAACGATTCATTCTGAGCGTCCAAAGCACAGAATGTATGAACAATATCACCCATTGGGGATTGTAGGAATTATTTCTGCATTTAATTTTCCGGTTGCGGTTTGGGCTTGGAATACAATGCTTGCCTGGGTTTGTGGTGATGTATGTGTGTGGAAACCTTCTGAAAAAACACCTTTATGTTCCATTGCCTGTCAGAATATTATTGCAGAAGTTTTCAAAAGAAATAATGTTCCGGAAGGAGTTTCATGCTTAATAGTAGGAGATGCTAAAATAGGTGAATTATTAAGTAATGATCCTCGTGTTGCACTTGTTTCAGCTACAGGATCAACACGAATGGGCAAAGCAGTTGCACAGGCAGTTGCACAAAGACTTGGACGATCTCTATTGGAATTAGGAGGTAACAATGCGGTAATTATTACTCCAAATGCGGATTTGGATATTTCTCTTGTAGGAGTAGTTTTTGGCGCAGTTGGTACTGCAGGGCAAAGATGCACAACAACAAGAAGGCTTATAATTCATGAAAGCATTTATGAATTGCTTAAATTAAAATTAGAAAAAGTATATACTCAATTGAGAATAGGCAATCCTTTGGATGAGAAAAATCATGTAGGTCCATTAATTGATACGGATGCTGTTAACAATTATTTGGCTTCTATTGAAAAAATTAAGCAGCAGGGAGGAAAAATGGTTGTAGATGGAGGCGTTATTCAAGGAGAAGGATATGAATCCGGATGCTATGTGAAACCTTGTATTGCTGAGGTTGAAAACCATTACGCTATTGTTCAGCATGAAACCTTTGCACCCATTCTTTATTTGATGAAATATTCCACTTTGGAAGAAGCAATTGCTCTTCAAAATGATGTTCCACAGGGATTGTCATCAGCAATTATGACCAAGGATATTAGAGAGGCAGAAATGTTCCTTTCTCAACAAGGTTCTGATTGTGGAATTGCCAATGTTAATATTGGAACTTCAGGTGCTGAAATTGGCGGAGCTTTTGGGGGAGAAAAAGAAACAGGGGGAGGCAGGGAATCCGGGTCTGATTCATGGAAAATATACATGAGAAGACAAACCAATACCATTAATTATGGTGATGATTTACCCCTTGCTCAGGGAATTAAATTCGGCCTTTAA
- a CDS encoding PKD domain-containing protein — translation MKKQLLSLFALMALGTSAFSQNRTAPTTLTLQDNLEKNYSGITTLNEKASRSVACPNDTVWYGYQKNIGNTVGGFLYTDGGTWSTAGQYFDAPQPITVHGFSFFGRTTGAGTTTVIEARIYLAGADSLPTGAALASSLVTIDYQTTLAGMQRNVNFAVPVVANSAYVLAIRNTLSTQAAFYNSYWNAAGDTLSGRGEELNLIYSATYGWEKVKEWNSPTANRDFDHLIQPVVSYNLTSNFTSSPSQICSGTNVNFVNTSSSVLNNKMYNLVVFLNKFSNGTYTYYEWDLGTGEPAIENTGAAVNYAFSTSGSYDVSLFSVLYRWGTGWCFDEKISTITVAPAVIPAVNIALTSGTNPSCVSDAVMFSATPTSGGTAPTYEWFVGSTSTSSGSTFSSSALNNGDVITCVMTSNATGCLSNPTATSNAVTMVVNNSVTPSVSISLTNGSNPTCPGGEITYTASPLSGGSAPTYTWFIGGVSVGTGNTFTSDSFTDQDELSVVLTSNANCTTSSTATSAPAIITVDAGMTVEPVVTISGNNTICSGASVTFNATQSNGGNSPTYEWFVDGVSVGTGNAYTSSAFTNGNVLSVELESSLACASPSSAMDDVTIAVNAAAVASFTQVNVSGVAVDFDASASTGTGSLSYSWNFGDGSPAGSGVTTSHTYTVNGTYTVTLTVTDGCGSVSQFETVTIVAVSINKQTINSVISIYPNPSNGIFNVSTSENATVVVYNAIGSVISATNTRNNKLSFDLSNEAKGVYFVKVVTATGTVVEKVYITN, via the coding sequence ATGAAAAAACAACTACTTAGTCTGTTTGCATTGATGGCTTTAGGAACGAGCGCTTTTTCCCAAAATCGCACAGCTCCTACAACATTAACCTTGCAAGACAATCTAGAAAAAAATTATTCTGGAATTACAACACTAAATGAAAAAGCATCAAGATCAGTTGCATGTCCAAATGATACTGTATGGTATGGTTATCAAAAGAACATAGGAAATACAGTTGGAGGATTTTTATATACTGATGGTGGTACATGGTCCACTGCTGGTCAGTATTTTGATGCACCTCAGCCAATTACTGTGCATGGTTTTTCTTTTTTCGGAAGAACAACTGGAGCAGGAACAACTACTGTTATAGAAGCCAGAATCTATTTAGCTGGTGCTGATAGTCTTCCTACGGGAGCTGCATTAGCTTCCTCACTTGTTACAATTGACTATCAAACAACGCTTGCAGGTATGCAAAGAAATGTAAATTTCGCTGTACCGGTTGTTGCTAATTCTGCCTATGTTTTAGCAATTCGTAACACCTTAAGTACTCAAGCAGCCTTTTATAACAGCTATTGGAATGCTGCAGGTGATACTTTGAGTGGTAGAGGTGAAGAGTTAAATTTAATATATAGTGCAACATACGGTTGGGAAAAAGTAAAAGAATGGAATTCTCCAACTGCTAATCGTGATTTCGATCATTTAATTCAGCCTGTTGTTAGTTATAATTTAACTTCAAATTTCACATCCAGTCCATCACAAATTTGTTCTGGAACCAACGTTAATTTTGTTAATACTTCTTCTTCTGTTTTGAATAACAAAATGTACAATCTTGTTGTATTCTTAAATAAATTTTCTAACGGAACTTATACTTATTATGAGTGGGATTTGGGTACTGGTGAACCGGCTATTGAAAACACCGGTGCTGCAGTTAACTATGCATTTTCAACATCTGGGTCATATGATGTTTCCTTATTTAGTGTATTATACAGATGGGGAACAGGTTGGTGCTTTGATGAAAAAATATCAACGATAACAGTTGCACCAGCTGTAATACCAGCTGTTAACATCGCTTTAACTAGTGGAACTAATCCTTCCTGCGTAAGTGATGCAGTAATGTTTTCTGCAACTCCTACTTCAGGAGGAACTGCTCCAACATATGAATGGTTTGTTGGATCAACTTCTACTTCTTCAGGAAGCACTTTCTCTTCTTCTGCTTTAAATAATGGAGATGTGATTACTTGTGTAATGACTTCTAATGCTACAGGTTGTTTAAGCAATCCAACTGCAACTTCCAATGCTGTAACTATGGTAGTAAACAATAGTGTTACACCATCTGTAAGCATTTCTTTAACAAATGGAAGTAATCCTACCTGCCCTGGTGGCGAAATAACATATACTGCATCTCCTTTAAGCGGAGGTTCAGCTCCTACTTATACTTGGTTTATTGGAGGGGTTTCTGTTGGTACTGGCAATACTTTTACCTCTGATTCTTTTACTGATCAGGATGAGCTGTCTGTAGTTTTGACATCAAATGCAAATTGCACAACTTCTTCAACTGCAACTTCTGCACCAGCGATAATTACTGTTGATGCTGGAATGACAGTTGAACCAGTTGTAACTATTTCTGGCAACAATACTATTTGCTCTGGAGCATCAGTTACTTTTAACGCAACCCAAAGCAATGGCGGAAATTCTCCTACTTATGAATGGTTTGTAGATGGGGTTTCAGTTGGAACTGGTAATGCTTATACTTCTTCAGCATTTACTAATGGAAATGTTCTTTCTGTTGAATTGGAATCAAGCTTAGCATGTGCTTCTCCAAGTAGTGCAATGGATGATGTTACAATAGCAGTAAATGCTGCAGCTGTTGCTTCATTTACTCAAGTTAATGTAAGTGGTGTTGCAGTTGATTTTGATGCATCGGCTTCTACAGGAACAGGATCATTGAGTTATTCATGGAATTTTGGTGATGGTTCACCAGCAGGTTCTGGGGTTACAACATCTCATACCTATACTGTAAATGGAACCTATACAGTTACACTTACTGTTACTGATGGTTGTGGTTCTGTGTCTCAATTTGAAACTGTAACAATTGTGGCTGTTTCTATTAACAAGCAAACTATAAATAGTGTAATTTCTATTTATCCTA
- a CDS encoding TlpA family protein disulfide reductase, giving the protein MIQIGRNKALLFSFSLVFIFSCNLDKQTETAHGIALGKWRGVLELSNNSLPFLFEVKDTVGSYQFEISNGDERIFVDEIILKGDSFFIKLPVFDSEIRGKTTGDELIGNWYNNARTENNVIPFKANHAVIKRFEAKNKPNHNITGRWEIGFYNPSESGDFMVHKAIGEFMQKDEIVTGTIITPTGDYRYLEGIVDGDEVVFSSFNGAHAFLFKAKIENNRLEGDFWSGLHWSEKWLAEPNDNFTLPDADSLTFLNNGFTEIDFSFPNLSGKQTSFKDNKYNNKVVIVQIMGSWCPNCLDETAFLNQLYKEYNNKGLEIIALAYETSSDFNKAKTNVERLVKKANAQYDFLIAGTSSKKAASQTLPFLNHVMAFPTTIFVDKKGNVRKIHTGFTGPGTGNYYNKYVEQTTFFVDKLLSE; this is encoded by the coding sequence ATGATTCAGATAGGTAGAAATAAAGCCCTTTTATTTTCATTCTCTTTAGTTTTTATTTTTTCCTGCAATTTGGATAAACAAACCGAAACTGCACATGGCATTGCTTTAGGTAAATGGAGAGGAGTTTTGGAATTAAGTAATAATTCATTGCCATTTTTGTTCGAAGTAAAAGACACAGTAGGGAGTTACCAGTTTGAAATATCAAATGGAGATGAAAGGATTTTTGTAGACGAGATTATTTTAAAAGGGGATTCTTTTTTTATAAAACTCCCAGTTTTTGATTCAGAGATTAGAGGCAAAACAACTGGAGATGAATTAATAGGTAATTGGTATAATAATGCAAGGACAGAAAACAATGTGATTCCTTTTAAGGCAAATCACGCTGTAATTAAACGGTTTGAAGCTAAGAATAAACCAAACCACAACATAACAGGAAGATGGGAAATAGGATTTTACAATCCTTCAGAAAGTGGCGATTTTATGGTTCATAAAGCAATTGGTGAATTCATGCAAAAGGATGAAATTGTAACAGGAACAATTATTACCCCAACAGGAGATTACAGGTATCTGGAGGGCATTGTAGATGGTGATGAAGTTGTGTTTTCGAGTTTTAATGGAGCTCATGCATTTTTGTTTAAAGCAAAAATTGAAAACAATCGACTGGAAGGAGATTTTTGGTCAGGGTTGCATTGGAGTGAAAAATGGTTGGCTGAACCAAATGATAATTTCACCCTTCCTGATGCAGATTCTCTTACTTTTTTAAATAATGGCTTTACTGAAATTGATTTTTCTTTCCCTAATTTATCTGGTAAACAAACATCTTTTAAAGATAATAAATACAACAATAAAGTTGTAATTGTTCAAATTATGGGATCCTGGTGTCCAAATTGCCTTGATGAAACAGCCTTTTTGAATCAGTTATACAAAGAATACAATAATAAAGGGCTTGAAATTATTGCACTTGCATATGAAACTTCATCTGATTTTAACAAGGCAAAAACAAATGTTGAACGATTAGTAAAAAAAGCAAATGCACAATATGATTTTTTAATAGCTGGAACATCCAGTAAAAAAGCTGCATCACAGACATTGCCTTTTTTAAATCATGTAATGGCCTTTCCTACTACTATTTTTGTGGATAAAAAAGGAAATGTAAGAAAAATTCACACGGGCTTTACTGGCCCTGGAACAGGGAATTATTACAATAAATATGTTGAACAAACTACATTCTTTGTAGATAAACTGCTTTCAGAATAA